In Marivivens aquimaris, one genomic interval encodes:
- a CDS encoding alkaline phosphatase has product MKTTLSISALAVFASGAVFAQDIAQADNDWFVAGQTTIQEIIDRQANTNQAKNVILLVADGNGVGTNYAIRLFAGQQEGQLGEEHVLPYETSEYHSALVKTYNINAQTPDSAPTAGAMNTGVKQRFNLINLGGDAIHDDCSTVAGNELTTFAEIVTDMDKSVGVISTARLTHATPAGVYAKTANRNWEDSVPEGCTAQVDIASQLVNAMEAGIVDFAMGGGGRYFMPEGASNGTISGRRADGVDLVAKATDMGVQFASDTASFDALTMDAPVLALFNDSHMEYEADRADDDEPSLADMTAKAIEFLSQNENGYYLEIEAGRVDHANHDGNAYRTLADGVAFAEAVAKADELTNDEDTLIIVTADHEHAIAFNGYCGRGSDITGLCYGVSKEGEMHSDEPNLAADGKPYTVIGYLNGAGSVLTEQEDGTYAGSRPDLTQEDATDMDYMQQSLIPMSSETHSGEDVAVYAKGPWAHLFDGTIEQNVIFHVMNHAVNAE; this is encoded by the coding sequence ATGAAAACCACCCTTTCCATTTCGGCACTCGCCGTATTCGCTTCGGGCGCTGTATTTGCCCAAGACATTGCTCAGGCCGACAACGATTGGTTTGTCGCCGGTCAGACCACCATTCAGGAAATCATCGACCGTCAGGCAAACACCAACCAGGCCAAGAACGTGATCCTGCTGGTTGCTGACGGCAACGGCGTCGGCACCAACTACGCCATCCGCCTGTTCGCAGGTCAGCAGGAAGGTCAGCTCGGTGAAGAGCACGTCCTGCCGTATGAAACCAGCGAGTACCACTCGGCTCTGGTCAAGACCTACAACATCAACGCCCAGACTCCGGACTCGGCTCCGACCGCTGGCGCGATGAACACCGGTGTGAAGCAGCGCTTCAACCTCATCAACCTCGGCGGCGACGCGATCCACGACGATTGCTCGACCGTTGCAGGCAACGAACTGACCACCTTCGCTGAAATCGTCACTGACATGGACAAGTCGGTCGGCGTGATCTCGACCGCTCGTCTGACCCACGCGACCCCGGCTGGCGTCTACGCCAAGACCGCGAACCGCAACTGGGAAGACAGCGTTCCGGAGGGTTGCACCGCTCAGGTCGACATCGCTTCGCAGCTCGTCAACGCCATGGAAGCCGGCATCGTCGACTTCGCCATGGGCGGCGGCGGCCGTTACTTCATGCCGGAAGGTGCTTCGAACGGCACCATTTCGGGTCGCCGCGCCGATGGCGTTGACCTCGTTGCCAAGGCAACCGACATGGGCGTTCAGTTCGCTTCGGACACCGCTTCGTTCGACGCGCTGACCATGGACGCTCCGGTTCTGGCGCTGTTCAATGACAGCCACATGGAATACGAAGCCGACCGCGCTGATGACGACGAGCCGTCGCTCGCCGACATGACTGCCAAGGCGATCGAGTTCCTGTCGCAGAACGAGAACGGCTACTACCTCGAAATCGAGGCTGGCCGCGTCGACCACGCCAACCACGACGGTAACGCTTACCGCACCCTCGCTGACGGTGTTGCGTTCGCTGAAGCCGTTGCCAAGGCTGACGAGCTGACCAACGACGAAGACACCCTGATCATCGTCACCGCCGACCACGAGCACGCCATCGCCTTCAACGGCTACTGCGGTCGCGGTTCGGACATCACCGGCCTTTGCTACGGTGTGTCGAAAGAGGGCGAAATGCACTCGGACGAGCCGAACCTCGCTGCCGACGGCAAGCCCTACACCGTCATCGGCTACCTGAACGGCGCTGGCTCGGTTCTGACCGAACAGGAAGACGGCACCTACGCTGGCTCGCGCCCCGACCTGACCCAGGAAGACGCGACCGACATGGACTACATGCAGCAGTCGCTGATCCCGATGTCGTCGGAAACCCACTCGGGTGAGGACGTTGCAGTCTACGCTAAAGGCCCGTGGGCTCACCTGTTCGACGGCACCATCGAACAGAACGTCATCTTCCACGTAATGAACCACGCTGTGAACGCCGAGTAA
- a CDS encoding chemotaxis protein CheB, giving the protein MNKMTDEAGTPLFVVGIGASAGGLEALRDMLSTAGEDCKLAFVVIQHLDPNHESLLAELLDRHTVLEVSQAEDGEKVRAGCVHIIPPGHGLSINSGTLRLTDFSQPRGLRRPIDDFFESLAQDQGKNAACVILSGTGADGSAGLRAIKELGGLCVVQEPRTAKYDGMPTSAINTGLVDFINVPSEIIDSVQQFFTKAALTDAQNALAETVNDTLEDICSVVRTTAGHDFAGYKTSTLSRRVQRRIQVLDLDDAREYLAYIRSTPEECEILFRELLINVTRFFRDTSHFEVLRNEVIKPLVRDAQDEEIRVWVPGCSSGEEAYSIAMLFAEEVRLQRRSINIQVFATDIDEQMLRIARDGMYPAAALIDIPEEMRELYTLPREGKFQINSRIRDMIRFSVHSVVRDPPFSNIDLLSCRNLLIYFGDALQAAVMPIFHYALRPGATLFLGPSETLGRHDHMFHPVDAQARIFERNEGRPEYPVHLRNQSRQVTTRRRISSEKDSESTRVDWSDKELRDRILTHYGPATLHVSREGELLGSTGRLGRYLSTSTVGAMHTQYASSLAVAGVREAISSVIRQVTSSSKRTISRDLIAHSEFGAQPFDLIGDPMRDGTILLVFRERGPFAPMDEDELDDVEATDSHVQSLENELRSTRARLHTTVEELETANEELKSSNEEMMSMNEELQSTNEELATVNDELKVKVDELSVANTDLSNFFSSTALPLVVLDAKGVVRNFTESILTLYPLRAGDRGRPLSEVTCRLAEADEVLTAIDQVMHNGEEQYLRVSDHDAHRTWSLIVTPYRDRDDEIDGVTLVFSELTEALLLEDKLKSEGERLRIALDVTGLGVWELSRDGRTIKFDDKGAELLGLETNSLKFSDFIASLPEKIRDETERTMRISEISAPFNVLIELPSLDQHDKCIQFVGRRIGRAQGQRTLGVLFDVTEEEEAKRVREIMLHEMNHRVKNLFSIISGMVRIAGHSAKSVPALVEGVTARIGALARSHNMTHQAPSGTYFSLEEVVDGAVQPYRGQSAGIEISGPEVHLTPETLTTLSLIFHELATNTAKYGVLGPIDGKLRINWEKHDEHEILLNWTELYNDPVTFNDNESNGFGSTMMQLSASQLNGRIFIERSESERRTQLIYENKSK; this is encoded by the coding sequence ATGAATAAAATGACTGACGAAGCCGGTACCCCGCTTTTCGTTGTCGGGATCGGAGCCTCCGCGGGTGGGCTCGAAGCGCTGCGCGATATGCTCTCGACCGCCGGTGAGGACTGCAAACTGGCCTTTGTGGTCATCCAGCACCTCGACCCGAACCATGAAAGCCTGCTGGCCGAGCTGCTCGACCGCCACACCGTTCTTGAGGTCAGTCAGGCCGAGGACGGTGAGAAAGTCCGTGCGGGCTGCGTTCACATCATTCCGCCCGGACATGGTCTGTCGATCAACAGCGGCACCCTTCGCCTCACCGATTTCAGCCAGCCCCGCGGGCTGCGCCGTCCGATCGACGATTTCTTCGAAAGCCTCGCTCAGGATCAGGGCAAGAATGCCGCCTGCGTGATCCTGTCCGGCACAGGCGCCGACGGCAGCGCGGGTCTTCGTGCAATCAAGGAACTCGGCGGTCTGTGCGTTGTGCAGGAGCCCCGCACGGCGAAATACGACGGGATGCCGACCTCGGCGATCAATACCGGCCTCGTCGACTTTATCAATGTGCCGTCCGAGATCATCGACAGCGTGCAGCAGTTCTTTACCAAAGCTGCGCTGACCGATGCCCAGAACGCGCTGGCGGAAACGGTCAACGACACACTTGAGGACATCTGTTCGGTCGTTCGCACCACCGCAGGTCACGACTTTGCGGGCTACAAAACCTCGACCCTGTCGCGCCGCGTGCAACGCCGCATTCAGGTGCTCGACCTTGACGACGCGCGCGAATACCTCGCCTACATCCGCTCGACTCCCGAAGAGTGCGAGATCCTGTTCCGCGAGTTGCTAATCAACGTCACCCGCTTCTTCCGCGACACCTCGCATTTTGAGGTACTGCGCAACGAGGTGATCAAGCCCCTCGTCCGTGATGCGCAGGACGAAGAAATCCGCGTGTGGGTGCCCGGCTGTTCGAGCGGCGAAGAAGCCTATTCCATCGCGATGCTCTTTGCCGAAGAGGTTCGCCTCCAGCGCCGCAGCATCAACATTCAGGTCTTTGCCACCGACATCGACGAGCAGATGCTCCGTATCGCTCGCGACGGCATGTACCCTGCTGCCGCGTTGATCGACATTCCTGAGGAAATGCGCGAGCTCTATACCCTGCCCCGCGAGGGCAAGTTCCAGATCAACAGCCGCATCCGCGATATGATCCGGTTCTCGGTCCACAGCGTCGTACGCGATCCGCCGTTTTCCAACATCGACCTGCTGTCCTGCCGTAACCTGCTGATTTACTTCGGCGACGCGCTGCAAGCGGCTGTAATGCCGATTTTTCATTACGCGCTGCGCCCAGGTGCGACGCTATTCCTCGGACCGTCGGAAACGCTCGGCCGTCACGACCACATGTTCCATCCCGTGGACGCGCAGGCCCGTATCTTCGAACGGAACGAAGGCCGTCCGGAATACCCCGTACACCTGCGCAATCAGTCACGCCAAGTCACCACACGCCGCCGCATCTCGAGCGAAAAGGACAGCGAGTCGACCCGCGTGGATTGGTCGGACAAAGAACTGCGCGACCGCATTCTCACCCACTACGGCCCCGCGACACTGCATGTCTCGCGCGAGGGCGAGTTGCTTGGTTCGACTGGTCGCTTGGGCCGCTATCTGTCGACTAGCACCGTTGGCGCAATGCACACGCAATATGCGTCGTCGCTTGCCGTGGCTGGCGTTCGCGAAGCGATTTCCTCGGTCATCCGTCAGGTCACATCGTCAAGCAAACGCACGATCAGCCGTGACCTGATCGCCCATTCCGAATTTGGCGCACAGCCGTTCGACCTCATCGGCGATCCGATGCGCGACGGCACGATCCTTCTCGTCTTCCGCGAACGCGGTCCGTTCGCCCCGATGGACGAAGACGAGCTTGATGACGTCGAGGCCACCGACAGCCACGTCCAGAGTCTCGAAAACGAACTTCGCTCCACCCGCGCCCGCCTTCACACGACCGTCGAAGAGCTGGAGACTGCGAACGAGGAGCTAAAAAGTTCGAACGAAGAAATGATGTCGATGAACGAAGAGCTTCAATCGACGAACGAGGAACTTGCGACCGTCAACGACGAACTTAAGGTCAAGGTGGACGAGCTGTCCGTGGCTAACACCGACCTGTCCAACTTCTTCAGCTCGACCGCCCTGCCCCTCGTGGTGCTCGACGCCAAAGGCGTGGTGCGGAACTTCACTGAATCCATCCTGACGCTCTACCCACTACGCGCAGGCGACCGCGGCCGTCCGCTGTCGGAAGTAACCTGTCGCCTTGCCGAAGCCGATGAAGTGCTGACCGCCATCGATCAGGTCATGCACAATGGCGAAGAACAATACCTGCGCGTGTCCGATCATGATGCGCACCGCACATGGTCACTGATCGTCACGCCCTACCGCGACCGCGACGACGAAATCGACGGCGTAACGCTCGTGTTCAGCGAACTGACCGAAGCGCTGCTGCTCGAAGATAAGCTGAAGTCCGAAGGCGAACGCCTCCGCATCGCGCTCGACGTGACCGGACTAGGCGTGTGGGAGCTGTCCCGCGACGGTCGAACGATCAAGTTCGACGACAAAGGCGCGGAACTTCTGGGTCTCGAAACCAACAGCCTCAAGTTCAGCGACTTCATCGCGAGCCTGCCCGAAAAAATCCGCGACGAGACAGAGCGCACCATGCGCATCAGCGAGATCAGTGCGCCCTTCAACGTGCTCATCGAACTCCCGTCTCTCGACCAGCATGATAAATGCATCCAGTTCGTCGGTCGCCGCATCGGCCGCGCACAGGGCCAGCGCACGCTCGGCGTTCTGTTCGACGTCACCGAGGAAGAAGAAGCCAAGCGCGTCCGCGAGATCATGCTTCACGAGATGAACCACCGCGTGAAGAACCTCTTCTCGATCATCTCGGGCATGGTGCGGATCGCGGGTCATTCGGCCAAATCCGTCCCTGCGCTCGTCGAGGGTGTCACCGCTCGCATCGGCGCACTCGCCCGCTCGCATAACATGACGCATCAAGCGCCCAGCGGCACGTATTTCTCGCTCGAAGAAGTCGTCGATGGCGCGGTCCAGCCCTACAGGGGTCAGTCCGCAGGTATCGAGATTTCCGGACCAGAAGTTCACCTTACGCCGGAAACCCTCACGACCCTGTCGCTGATCTTCCACGAACTGGCGACGAACACTGCAAAATATGGTGTTCTGGGTCCGATTGACGGTAAGCTACGCATCAATTGGGAAAAACATGACGAACATGAGATTCTTCTTAATTGGACGGAACTTTATAACGATCCTGTGACTTTTAATGATAACGAGTCTAACGGCTTCGGCTCGACGATGATGCAACTGTCCGCCTCGCAGTTAAACGGACGCATCTTCATCGAAAGATCGGAGTCAGAGCGCAGGACGCAATTGATTTATGAAAACAAATCCAAGTAG
- a CDS encoding ABC transporter ATP-binding protein, with the protein MGLDLTIRDLKVTSQRGRDILSVPQLDVAAGSLVGIAGPSGAGKSTLLYALAGMLEAEGRIVWNDTNLLTLREEQRTAFRASNIGMIFQDFLLFEELSAAANASLTSLYRPRAQRAGIRERAAEHLASLGLREPERSVASYSGGERQRVAIARALSANAPVLLADEPTASLDRAAADKLIADLVALARSSGTTLIAVSHDQRLIDRMDRVLTVSDGKISEQRGHAA; encoded by the coding sequence ATGGGTTTGGACCTGACTATTCGTGACCTCAAGGTAACGTCACAGCGGGGGCGGGATATCCTGAGCGTTCCCCAGCTGGACGTTGCCGCCGGATCGCTCGTCGGCATCGCGGGCCCGTCCGGTGCGGGGAAATCCACGCTGCTCTACGCGCTGGCAGGGATGCTGGAGGCGGAAGGGCGCATTGTCTGGAATGACACCAACCTGCTGACCTTGCGCGAAGAACAACGCACTGCATTCAGAGCGTCGAATATCGGTATGATATTCCAAGATTTTCTTCTGTTCGAGGAGCTGAGTGCGGCGGCCAATGCCTCCCTGACCTCGCTCTATCGTCCGCGTGCTCAGCGTGCCGGTATCCGTGAGCGTGCTGCCGAACACCTTGCCTCGCTCGGCCTAAGAGAGCCTGAGCGGTCGGTTGCCAGCTACTCCGGCGGGGAGCGCCAGCGCGTTGCCATTGCGCGTGCCTTGTCGGCGAATGCACCGGTTCTTCTGGCTGACGAGCCAACCGCGAGCCTCGACCGCGCTGCGGCTGACAAGCTGATTGCAGACCTCGTTGCGCTGGCGCGAAGCTCGGGTACGACCCTGATTGCTGTCAGCCACGACCAGCGTCTGATCGACCGCATGGACCGCGTTCTGACTGTCAGTGACGGTAAGATCTCAGAGCAGCGAGGGCATGCGGCATGA
- a CDS encoding PAS domain-containing protein encodes MSHTNLPEKLTAYMSRSNVALALSTDDGDVPLSYVNKAFCDLTGYKPEDVIGQNCRFLQGEDSDPAHKKALHDFVMDPDIDSGRFPILNYRKDGTTFLNFVLMTRLRDRKGKTRFILASQFDMTSTEKRSRMPAHDKKLNAELAEVNAMSVEFGLAMRGSAQTIADSIAMLARMSLNE; translated from the coding sequence ATGTCCCACACAAATTTGCCCGAAAAACTGACGGCCTATATGAGCCGCTCAAACGTTGCGCTCGCACTCTCGACGGATGACGGCGACGTACCGTTGAGTTATGTGAACAAGGCATTTTGTGATCTGACCGGCTACAAGCCCGAGGACGTTATCGGGCAGAACTGCCGCTTCCTTCAAGGCGAAGACTCCGACCCCGCGCACAAGAAGGCTCTCCATGATTTTGTTATGGACCCTGATATCGACAGCGGGCGTTTCCCGATTCTGAACTACCGCAAGGATGGGACGACGTTTCTGAACTTCGTTCTGATGACACGTCTGCGTGACCGCAAAGGAAAAACCCGTTTCATTCTGGCCTCGCAGTTCGACATGACGAGCACGGAAAAACGCTCGCGCATGCCCGCGCATGACAAGAAGCTGAACGCCGAATTGGCCGAAGTGAATGCCATGAGCGTCGAGTTTGGCCTCGCTATGCGCGGCAGTGCACAAACCATCGCAGATTCCATCGCTATGCTCGCACGGATGTCCCTGAATGAATAA
- a CDS encoding HU family DNA-binding protein has protein sequence MSEADTETGPAINEQDGPIKKNRIVDDAVQKSGLKKRDVKLSLDALLEALGAHLVEGQTLNLPPLGKIKVAKVVDGPNGEVVTLKLRKSKVISAFEGDADAEGIADGDD, from the coding sequence ATGTCCGAAGCTGACACTGAAACCGGTCCGGCCATCAACGAGCAAGACGGTCCGATCAAAAAGAACCGCATCGTCGATGACGCCGTGCAGAAATCCGGCCTCAAAAAGCGTGATGTGAAACTGTCGCTTGATGCGCTGCTCGAAGCGCTGGGCGCACACCTCGTCGAAGGACAGACGCTGAACCTGCCACCTTTGGGTAAGATCAAAGTTGCGAAGGTCGTCGACGGTCCGAATGGCGAAGTCGTGACACTCAAGCTCAGGAAATCGAAAGTAATTTCCGCTTTTGAGGGTGATGCGGACGCTGAGGGTATTGCGGACGGCGACGACTGA
- a CDS encoding ABC transporter permease, translating to MIDLWYDLPVAAQDLLTVVGLLLPAVIVGIVVLRGHTPWPLVKAIIWRFRVPSVMFILLIAVSVGLGVGLLAQERGLRKGTAQAADKFDLIVSAPGSELTVMLAAVFLQPLDMGLVDGATYNEIANTENVAIAAPLAFGDSFGGAPVIGSTAEFVEYLTDGTVEGAMFGDHEEAVVGALVPLEIGAEFTPAHGMTHIDDGDAEEHGVAFHVTGRMAPTGTPWDRAIIVPVEAVWEVHGLANGHAPEAGDVIGGPFDAEYFPGTPAVVVHAEALWANYALRSTFTRDRETLAFFPGAVLAGLYNVMGDVRQAMSVMALVTQVLVAVSVMLGLFILSRLFRRQVALLRALGAPSRFVFAMMWAFSAVLLVSGAIAGVLVGVGAAMVLSQIVTAQTNILVTAPLGWQEIKFVAGFVSVTLLISLLPAAVVLRQPVVEGLRA from the coding sequence ATGATTGACCTTTGGTACGATCTGCCTGTCGCTGCGCAGGATCTTTTGACGGTTGTTGGGCTGCTTCTGCCAGCGGTCATCGTCGGTATTGTCGTCCTGCGCGGACACACTCCTTGGCCGCTGGTAAAGGCGATCATCTGGCGCTTCCGCGTGCCATCGGTGATGTTCATCCTGCTGATCGCGGTGTCGGTCGGGCTAGGTGTCGGGCTGCTCGCGCAGGAGCGCGGCCTTCGCAAAGGAACCGCGCAGGCGGCGGACAAGTTTGACCTGATCGTCTCGGCTCCCGGAAGTGAGCTCACAGTGATGCTGGCCGCCGTGTTCCTCCAGCCGTTGGACATGGGGTTGGTCGACGGTGCGACATACAACGAGATAGCCAACACCGAGAATGTCGCCATCGCCGCGCCGCTCGCGTTCGGAGACAGCTTTGGCGGCGCGCCAGTGATCGGCTCGACAGCGGAGTTCGTGGAGTATCTGACCGATGGAACCGTTGAGGGCGCGATGTTTGGCGATCACGAAGAGGCAGTTGTCGGCGCGCTCGTCCCGCTAGAGATCGGCGCGGAGTTCACCCCAGCGCACGGCATGACCCACATCGACGATGGTGATGCCGAAGAGCACGGCGTCGCATTCCACGTCACCGGCCGCATGGCGCCGACAGGCACCCCGTGGGACCGCGCGATCATCGTGCCGGTCGAAGCGGTGTGGGAGGTTCACGGCCTCGCCAACGGTCACGCGCCGGAAGCGGGCGACGTGATCGGCGGTCCGTTCGATGCGGAATACTTCCCAGGCACGCCAGCGGTTGTCGTCCACGCGGAGGCGCTCTGGGCCAACTACGCGCTGCGCTCGACCTTCACGCGGGACCGCGAAACGCTGGCGTTCTTTCCGGGGGCGGTGCTGGCAGGCTTGTACAACGTGATGGGCGACGTGCGGCAGGCGATGTCGGTAATGGCGCTGGTCACGCAGGTGCTGGTCGCGGTCAGCGTGATGCTGGGTCTGTTCATCCTGTCCCGCCTGTTCCGCCGTCAGGTGGCGTTGCTCCGCGCGCTCGGCGCACCGTCGCGGTTCGTGTTTGCGATGATGTGGGCGTTCAGCGCGGTCCTCTTGGTATCCGGAGCGATCGCTGGCGTGCTGGTCGGGGTCGGGGCGGCGATGGTGCTGTCGCAGATCGTGACCGCGCAGACCAATATTTTGGTGACGGCACCGCTCGGCTGGCAGGAAATCAAATTCGTAGCGGGGTTCGTGTCGGTGACGCTATTGATCTCGCTGCTGCCAGCGGCGGTGGTGCTGCGGCAGCCGGTGGTGGAGGGGCTGAGGGCGTAG
- a CDS encoding alpha-amylase family glycosyl hydrolase codes for MREWWRDAVIYQIYPRSFQDDSGDGIGDLKGIIRRLDHVASLGVDAIWLSPFFTSPDLDMGYDVSDYKGVSPLFGDINDFDALVEKAHDLGLKVIIDQVLSHTSDQHPWFQESRQNRTNDKADWYVWADPKKDGTPPNNWLSIFGGSGWQFDTRRHQYYLHNFLTEQPDLNFHNPAVVDALLDAMKFWLERGVDGFRLDTVNFYVHDANLTDNPPSDWEVFPNNPYEAQDQEFSKSRPENLEVLKRLRDLTDQYPDRMMVGECGEMGDKQVRIMGEYTSGGDKLHMAYSFAMLSPEHTAEHFRHTIEVFQETAPDGWPCWSFSNHDVARHVSRWTPKGADPAAVARQSIAMLCSFPGTLNIYQGEEIGQTQTDILWEELQDTANAQFWPEYKGRDGCRTPMVWEKDAPQGGFSTSDKPWLPVKAPQLARAVDTQEDDTNSILNAYRRTLAFRKSRHELRYGKTEFLDLPEPLLGVIRAEEDSAITGIFNLSNEPQRVVLKKELRPVGPMVGAVEGPVPGKSGKSDDCVVDLPPFGFVYLDGKAEI; via the coding sequence ATGCGCGAATGGTGGCGCGATGCTGTAATCTATCAAATTTATCCGCGATCCTTTCAGGACGATTCCGGCGACGGTATCGGTGACCTGAAGGGCATCATCCGACGCCTCGATCACGTCGCCAGCCTTGGCGTCGACGCGATCTGGCTGTCGCCGTTTTTCACCTCGCCCGACCTCGACATGGGCTACGACGTGTCGGACTACAAAGGCGTGAGCCCGCTTTTCGGTGACATCAACGACTTCGATGCGCTGGTCGAAAAGGCGCACGATCTGGGCCTCAAGGTCATCATCGACCAAGTGCTGTCGCACACCTCGGACCAGCACCCGTGGTTTCAGGAAAGCCGTCAGAATCGCACCAACGACAAGGCCGATTGGTATGTCTGGGCCGACCCGAAAAAGGACGGCACGCCGCCGAACAACTGGCTGTCCATCTTTGGCGGCTCGGGCTGGCAGTTCGACACGCGTCGTCACCAGTACTACCTGCACAACTTCCTGACCGAGCAGCCGGACCTCAACTTCCACAATCCGGCGGTTGTCGATGCCCTGCTCGACGCGATGAAGTTCTGGCTGGAGCGCGGCGTCGACGGTTTCCGCCTGGATACGGTCAACTTCTACGTCCACGACGCCAATCTGACCGACAACCCGCCCTCGGATTGGGAGGTGTTCCCGAACAATCCTTACGAGGCGCAGGATCAAGAATTCTCCAAATCCCGCCCCGAAAACCTCGAAGTGCTCAAGCGCCTGCGGGACCTGACCGACCAATATCCCGACCGCATGATGGTCGGCGAATGCGGCGAAATGGGAGACAAACAGGTTCGCATCATGGGCGAATACACCTCGGGCGGCGACAAGCTGCACATGGCGTATTCCTTCGCGATGTTGAGCCCCGAGCACACCGCAGAGCACTTCCGCCACACCATCGAGGTCTTCCAAGAGACCGCTCCTGATGGTTGGCCCTGCTGGTCGTTTTCGAACCACGATGTCGCCCGCCACGTCAGCCGCTGGACGCCGAAGGGTGCCGATCCAGCCGCCGTTGCCCGCCAGTCGATCGCGATGCTGTGCAGCTTCCCCGGCACCCTGAACATCTATCAGGGCGAGGAAATCGGCCAGACGCAGACTGACATCCTGTGGGAAGAACTTCAGGACACAGCGAACGCCCAGTTCTGGCCCGAGTACAAAGGCCGCGATGGTTGCCGTACCCCGATGGTCTGGGAAAAGGATGCGCCGCAGGGCGGGTTCTCGACGTCGGACAAGCCGTGGCTACCGGTCAAAGCACCGCAACTGGCGCGCGCCGTGGACACGCAAGAGGATGACACAAACAGCATCCTCAACGCCTACCGCCGCACACTCGCGTTCCGCAAATCGCGCCACGAACTGCGCTATGGCAAGACCGAATTCCTCGACCTGCCCGAGCCGCTGCTCGGCGTGATCCGTGCGGAAGAGGACTCGGCAATCACCGGCATCTTCAACCTGTCGAACGAGCCGCAGCGCGTTGTTCTGAAAAAAGAACTTCGCCCAGTCGGTCCGATGGTGGGCGCGGTCGAAGGTCCCGTCCCCGGCAAGTCAGGCAAGAGCGACGACTGCGTAGTGGATCTGCCACCCTTCGGTTTCGTCTACCTCGACGGCAAGGCCGAGATCTAA
- a CDS encoding response regulator — MKTNPSSARSRPLVLLCEDEPIVAMDIQMMLEDAGYEIAGPYACVTDALDAINNINPDVALLDVRLRDGEVFPAAERLKENGVPLIFHSGHIVEDNVADRFPKALHCPKPVMPDVLLGTIETACVKAECTQE; from the coding sequence ATGAAAACAAATCCAAGTAGTGCCCGGTCACGTCCCCTCGTTCTTCTCTGCGAGGACGAGCCTATCGTGGCGATGGATATCCAGATGATGCTCGAGGACGCCGGCTACGAAATCGCTGGCCCCTATGCATGTGTGACCGATGCACTGGACGCGATCAACAACATCAATCCTGATGTCGCCCTTCTCGACGTGCGCCTGCGCGACGGCGAGGTGTTCCCTGCCGCCGAGCGTTTGAAGGAAAACGGCGTCCCGCTGATCTTCCACAGTGGCCACATCGTCGAAGACAACGTCGCCGACCGTTTCCCCAAAGCGCTCCACTGTCCCAAACCGGTCATGCCGGATGTGCTTCTCGGCACCATAGAAACCGCCTGCGTCAAAGCAGAGTGCACACAGGAATAA
- a CDS encoding histidine phosphatase family protein, translating to MLNLPPIYVLRHGETEWNREMRMQGGLDSALTEAGRAQAVSMAEWLKGRVDGYALFSSPQGRAVATAEPISELTGITLQTDDRLREINMGLWSGLSRDEIDARWPATDPLEDFVDFYERAPEGEGFAALWDRTGEFLRELASPAIIVTHGFTSRFLRIQAVGLGMDQLRELDGGQGCIFEIRDGKHTKIFP from the coding sequence TTGCTGAACCTGCCTCCGATATACGTTCTTCGTCATGGTGAGACCGAATGGAACCGCGAAATGCGGATGCAGGGCGGTCTGGACTCGGCGCTGACCGAGGCGGGGCGAGCACAGGCCGTCAGCATGGCCGAATGGCTGAAGGGCAGGGTGGATGGATATGCCCTGTTCTCCAGTCCCCAAGGACGAGCTGTTGCGACGGCAGAGCCTATTTCGGAACTGACGGGGATCACGCTCCAGACCGACGACCGCCTGCGTGAAATCAACATGGGACTGTGGTCCGGCCTGAGCCGCGACGAGATCGACGCCCGTTGGCCCGCTACTGATCCGCTCGAGGACTTCGTTGATTTTTACGAACGCGCACCTGAGGGCGAAGGGTTTGCGGCGCTCTGGGACCGCACAGGGGAATTTCTGCGCGAACTCGCCAGTCCCGCAATCATTGTAACCCACGGATTTACTTCGCGTTTCCTGCGAATTCAGGCAGTCGGCTTGGGAATGGATCAGCTGCGCGAACTTGATGGCGGGCAAGGGTGCATCTTTGAAATCCGCGACGGAAAACATACCAAGATTTTTCCGTAA